One region of Culex pipiens pallens isolate TS chromosome 2, TS_CPP_V2, whole genome shotgun sequence genomic DNA includes:
- the LOC120426131 gene encoding protein maelstrom homolog has translation MPPKKKAAVKGPFFFFMLEFRARQQAKGQQFPGGMEQVMREAGPHWDKLDDEMREVYKDKAKAYKKLPKQNYGEKYTAQGIPYSVVEKEQRERAAKVELIRNSIAERIQTACVRNELEAMKVYFIAFNHFCKTTSNVYVPAEMALAKYSLENGVMAKMHEYINPQKIPLGLALDAITWSEETHRLPVPPDSKGETDFSVLLEKLLNFIDFEEEKKCKNFLLFTDAKDVGETENILSQFTEDSKILFPFLVCPLGEFFYQLKVATERYGLGLDKPNFPGRTIADVLLKKDPYEYTGGISCDFHEDLGNPRYCALSRVIRWAYMISDNCCLDLNIEVISGQHLPANADTTLCTDMTQSDSKSFVSSSDLTHVSLPKILKQGRSKSPFRNMDDINGSVIYSSRGGTVKDCDQKSVASDKLNETNPFYAALKARPGPSSSALDTKSFNPFSRQAQLDETRQPRDVGVVGHGRGALLSGLRGKSALAGGGGGFASQSEVSSSVGGGCDSSVKFSDCDDD, from the exons ATGCCTCCGAAAAAGAAGGCCGCCGTGAAGGGACCGTTTTTCTTCTTCATGCTGGAGTTCCGAGCCCGCCAGCAGGCCAAAGGTCAGCAGTTTCCCGGGGGGATGGAGCAGGTTATGCGCGAGGCTGGACCGCACTGGGACAAGCTGGACGACGAAATGCGCGAAGTTTACAAGGACAAGGCCAAGGCGTACAAAAAGCTGCCGAAGCAAAATTACGGTGAGAAATACACGGCGCAGGGAATTCCGTACTCGGTGGTCGAAAAGGAACAGCGCGAACGGGCCGCCAAGGTAGAGCTCATCCGGAACTCGATTGCGGAGCGCATTCAGACTGCGTGCGTCCGGAATGAGCTTGAAGCGATGAAG GTTTACTTCATCGCTTTCAACCACTTTTGCAAAACAACTTCAAACGTTTACGTTCCGGCCGAAATGGCCCTGGCAAAGTACAGTTTGGAGAACGGTGTGATGGCCAAGATGCACGAGTACATCAACCCGCAGAAGATTCCGCTGGGTCTCGCACTGGACGCGATCACCTGGTCGGAGGAAACGCACCGCCTTCCGGTTCCGCCGGATTCCAAAGGCGAAACCGACTTTTCCGTTCTGCTCGAGAAGCTGCTCAACTTTATCGATTTTGAGGAGGAGAAAAAGTGCAAGAATTTCCTACTGTTCACCGACGCTAAGGATGTCGGCGAGACCGAGAACATCCTTAGCCAATTCACGGAGGACTCCAAGATACTGTTCCCGTTTTTGGTGTGTCCGTTGGGCGAGTTCTTCTACCAGCTTAAGGTTGCCACCGAACGGTACGGGCTGGGTCTGGACAAGCCAAACTTCCCGGGCCGAACGATCGCCGATGTTCTGCTGAAAAAGGATCCGTACGAGTACACGGGCGGAATATCCTGCGACTTCCACGAGGATCTGGGAAATCCACGCTATTGCGCGCTTTCTCGCGTAATCCGTTGGGCGTACATGATCTCGGACAACTGCTGCCTGGACCTGAACATCGAAGTCATCTCCGGCCAGCACTTGCCAGCCAACGCAGACACAACGCTCTGCACCGATATGACCCAAAGCGATTCCAAGTCGTTCGTTTCCTCGTCCGACCTCACCCACGTCTCGCTGCCGAAAATCCTCAAGCAAGGACGCTCGAAGAGCCCCTTCCGCAACATGGACGACATCAACGGGTCCGTCATCTACAGTTCCCGCGGAGGAACCGTCAAAGACTGCGACCAAAAGAGCGTCGCCTCGGACAAACTCAACGAAACGAACCCATTCTACGCCGCCCTCAAGGCCCGTCCTGGTCCGTCGTCCTCAGCTCTGGACACCAAGAGTTTCAATCCGTTCAGTCGGCAGGCCCAGCTGGACGAAACGCGTCAACCGCGTGATGTTGGCGTCGTTGGACATGGTCGCGGAGCCCTGCTCTCCGGACTGAGGGGCAAATCTGCGTTGGCCGGCGGCGGTGGTGGTTTTGCGTCGCAGAGTGAAGTGTCTTCGTCGGTTGGAGGTGGCTGCGATTCGTCGGTTAAGTTTAGCGATTGCGACGATGATTAG
- the LOC120426129 gene encoding uncharacterized protein LOC120426129, with the protein MRTKHFLLILIGVITTSVLLILLGPAGQQNDSIKNIMSQTHEQLRNLQKNMVRDSSEQHPEMDPKYLALLGFTQPLYNGTRHNFSIVTYALAGEVASTILYAQNIASKLPNEQLLIYDLGLSEVDLHTLQAFCNSTRCTVISFGDRLAPLPSYVTDENMHAFRPIVIHDALARARSILFTENSVRLRGTGKDVADMRTKTENSTSGVMGWTTQQAVTSRTHPKMFDYFDTEADNFLFLPMVSLDFVFFAGTPTVNEKIMLPWVRCMLTPECLHPIGAQSGGCKYNKKPQYRYSGCHGYDTSAFNIILGYTFGFDETKYSTHEDSSSGRLFYLETLEQATRILENRRKNISDTSEHPFTDDQ; encoded by the exons ATGCGGACGAAACACTTCCTCCTGATTCTGATCGGCGTGATAACGACTAGCGTGCTGTTGATACTGTTGGGACCGGCCGGCCAGCAGAATGACTCGATCAAGAACATTATGTCGCAGACGCACGAGCAGTTGCGCAACCTGCAG AAAAACATGGTCCGCGACAGCAGCGAGCAGCACCCGGAGATGGACCCGAAGTACCTGGCCTTGCTCGGGTTCACCCAGCCGCTGTACAACGGCACGCGGCACAACTTCTCGATCGTAACGTACGCGCTGGCCGGCGAGGTGGCCTCGACCATTCTGTACGCACAAAACATCGCGAGCAAGCTGCCAAACGAGCAGCTGCTGATCTACGACCTTGGTCTGTCCGAGGTCGACCTGCACACGCTGCAGGCCTTCTGTAACAGCACGCGCTGCACTGTGATAAGCTTTGGCGATCGGCTCGCCCCGTTGCCGTCGTACGTAACCGACGAAAATATGCACGCGTTCCGGCCAATCGTGATCCACGACGCGCTCGCCCGGGCCCGCTCCATCCTCTTCACCGAGAACAGCGTCCGGCTGCGGGGCACCGGCAAGGATGTGGCCGATATGCGAACCAAGACTGAGAACAGCACCAGTGGCGTGATGGGCTGGACGACCCAGCAGGCGGTCACCAGTCGGACGCATCCAAAGATGTTCGACTACTTTGACACCGAGGCGGACAATTTCCTCTTTTTGCCGATGGTTTCGCTGGACTTTGTGTTCTTCGCTGGGACGCCGACGGTCAACGAGAAGATTATGCTGCCCTGGGTGCGCTGCATGCTGACGCCCGAGTGTTTGCACCCTATCG GTGCCCAGTCCGGCGGCTGCAAGTACAACAAGAAGCCCCAGTACCGGTACTCGGGCTGCCACGGGTACGACACGTCCGCCTTCAACATCATCCTCGGGTACACGTTCGGCTTCGACGAGACCAAGTACTCGACGCACGAGGACTCCTCCTCGGGGCGGCTGTTCTACCTCGAGACGCTCGAGCAGGCGACGCGGATCCTCGAGAACCGGCGCAAAAACATCAGCGACACCTCGGAGCACCCGTTCACGGACGACCagtag